The proteins below come from a single Burkholderia contaminans genomic window:
- a CDS encoding phosphocholine-specific phospholipase C, which yields MQNKPTTRRQFIADALKLAGATAITGMLPDSIARAQAIPAATVTGTIQDVKHVVILMQENRSFDHYLGMLGGARGFGDPRPAVISSGYPVWRQPWMLSYVFPFNPSPPFGTANGDTYYGDLPHDWGTTHSAWNNGRYDNWTAAKTSGTMYYFTQNDIPFYYALASAFTVCDAYHCSMLGPTDPNRLYLWTGCCGNVTGYSPYTTNTMTGTGWTTMPERLNTAGVTWKFYQDKGNGLDAGHGYGEYNGSKSDLWWNGNYGDNVILNFRQYQNLGASDPLAPALNGTQIDPSGGGKEYDTNLFSQLRADVANGTLPQVSWIAAPYAYSEHPSWAASGGEWYVSNVLNALTSNPAVWASTVLLVMYDENDGLFDHVPPAVPASSAAGTGQSTVSTAAEFVSGSGAASDGSASGDVPIGLGPRVPMFVISPWSKGGKVNSQVFDHTSVIRFLEARFGLQETNITPWRRTVCGDLTSAFDFSNADQAVPAIQPPASNMNPNGPAVLIPYPTTTAVPAQAAGRSTACRLPYEFFVQGKVNRAGRALALTMTNTGTAGVHLQAWVDGTSTIPRHYTIAAGTNQCANLSDSLALTSGGGYDYSIYGPNGFLQTFRGSIGSSGNTGSTAEISLCYDVANGNVQITLDNSAGASATTFQLTDNAYGMNTRQSFTVAAGATQAVTWYGDGGWYDASIRDANDPNFLRRVAGCVQTQSGTLLTDSAIGNTSKKFVASLASQGSTFGTLRFDYVAPPWSHSPKNWVGIFARGAQPTKGSYKSWAYLPKSTGSLLFSSTANSTLGSGQYDAWYLFDDGYTPLAGPVTITI from the coding sequence ATGCAAAACAAACCCACGACACGACGTCAATTCATCGCCGACGCGCTGAAGCTCGCCGGCGCCACCGCGATCACGGGCATGCTGCCCGACAGCATCGCGCGTGCGCAGGCCATTCCGGCAGCCACCGTGACCGGCACGATCCAGGACGTGAAGCACGTCGTGATCCTGATGCAGGAAAACCGCTCGTTCGACCACTACCTCGGCATGCTGGGCGGTGCGCGCGGCTTCGGCGATCCGCGGCCGGCCGTGATTTCGAGCGGGTATCCGGTGTGGCGGCAGCCCTGGATGCTGTCCTACGTGTTCCCGTTCAACCCGTCCCCGCCTTTCGGCACGGCGAACGGCGACACCTACTACGGCGACCTCCCTCACGACTGGGGCACCACGCACAGCGCCTGGAACAACGGCCGCTATGACAACTGGACCGCCGCGAAGACCAGCGGCACGATGTACTACTTCACGCAGAACGACATTCCGTTCTACTACGCGCTGGCGAGCGCGTTCACGGTGTGCGATGCGTACCACTGCTCGATGCTCGGCCCGACGGACCCGAACCGCCTGTATCTGTGGACCGGGTGCTGCGGCAACGTCACCGGCTATTCGCCATACACCACCAATACGATGACGGGCACCGGCTGGACCACGATGCCGGAGCGCCTGAACACGGCCGGCGTCACGTGGAAGTTCTACCAGGACAAGGGCAACGGCCTCGATGCCGGCCATGGCTACGGCGAATACAACGGCTCCAAAAGCGATCTCTGGTGGAACGGCAATTACGGCGACAACGTCATCCTGAACTTCAGGCAGTACCAGAACCTCGGCGCCAGCGATCCGCTCGCGCCGGCGCTCAACGGCACGCAGATCGACCCGTCAGGCGGCGGCAAGGAATACGACACGAACCTCTTCAGCCAGCTGCGGGCCGACGTCGCCAACGGCACGCTGCCGCAGGTATCGTGGATCGCCGCACCGTACGCGTACAGCGAGCATCCGTCGTGGGCCGCGAGCGGCGGCGAATGGTACGTGAGCAACGTCCTCAATGCGCTGACGTCGAATCCGGCGGTTTGGGCCAGCACGGTGCTGCTCGTCATGTACGACGAGAACGACGGGCTGTTCGATCACGTGCCGCCGGCCGTCCCCGCCAGCTCCGCTGCCGGCACCGGGCAGTCGACGGTCTCGACGGCCGCCGAATTCGTCTCCGGCAGCGGCGCCGCATCGGACGGCTCGGCCAGCGGCGACGTGCCGATCGGGCTCGGCCCGCGCGTGCCGATGTTCGTGATCTCGCCGTGGTCGAAGGGCGGCAAGGTCAATTCGCAGGTGTTCGATCACACCTCGGTGATCCGCTTTCTGGAGGCGCGCTTCGGGCTGCAGGAAACCAACATCACGCCGTGGCGGCGCACGGTGTGCGGCGACCTGACGTCGGCCTTCGATTTCTCGAACGCCGACCAGGCGGTTCCCGCGATCCAGCCGCCCGCGAGCAACATGAACCCGAACGGCCCGGCCGTCCTGATCCCCTACCCGACCACCACCGCGGTGCCGGCCCAGGCGGCCGGCCGCAGCACCGCGTGCCGCCTGCCCTACGAGTTCTTCGTGCAAGGCAAGGTCAACCGCGCCGGCCGCGCGCTCGCGCTGACGATGACCAATACCGGCACCGCGGGCGTGCACCTGCAGGCCTGGGTCGACGGCACGAGCACGATCCCCCGGCACTACACGATCGCGGCCGGCACGAACCAGTGCGCGAACCTGTCGGACTCGCTCGCGCTAACCAGCGGCGGCGGCTACGACTATTCGATCTACGGACCGAATGGTTTCCTGCAGACGTTCCGCGGCAGCATCGGTTCGTCGGGCAACACGGGTTCGACCGCCGAAATCAGCCTGTGCTACGACGTCGCGAACGGCAACGTGCAGATCACGCTCGACAACTCGGCGGGCGCCAGCGCGACCACGTTTCAGCTCACCGACAACGCCTACGGGATGAACACGAGGCAGTCGTTCACCGTCGCCGCCGGCGCGACGCAAGCGGTCACGTGGTACGGCGACGGCGGCTGGTATGACGCCAGCATCCGCGACGCGAACGATCCGAACTTCCTGCGTCGGGTGGCCGGTTGCGTGCAGACGCAATCCGGCACGCTGCTCACGGATTCGGCGATCGGCAATACCAGCAAGAAGTTCGTCGCGTCGCTCGCGTCGCAGGGCTCGACGTTCGGCACGTTGCGGTTCGACTACGTCGCGCCGCCGTGGAGCCACAGCCCGAAGAACTGGGTGGGTATCTTTGCGCGTGGTGCGCAGCCGACCAAGGGCAGCTACAAGTCGTGGGCGTACCTGCCGAAGAGCACGGGTTCGTTGCTGTTCTCGTCCACGGCCAACAGCACGCTGGGCTCGGGGCAGTACGATGCGTGGTACCTGTTCGACGACGGCTACACGCCGCTCGCGGGCCCCGTCACGATCACGATCTGA
- a CDS encoding molybdopterin-dependent oxidoreductase has translation MEMAGTAAPSAHQAAAGSIALTGAFERPMTVTLDDLRRHASATAEPFDLRCFTTNRFIRSVAPYRGARLKDLLDAAGLRNDAPGDFKRMVFIAHAHDGYAVTFSWHELFNTPVGEHVIVAFECGDAPLSIDDGAPLLFSGADLLPAPRHVKRLAGIVARVLEV, from the coding sequence ATGGAGATGGCAGGGACGGCGGCGCCTTCGGCGCATCAGGCGGCGGCAGGCTCGATCGCGCTGACGGGCGCATTCGAGCGGCCGATGACGGTGACGCTCGACGACCTGCGCCGGCACGCGAGCGCGACGGCTGAGCCGTTCGACCTGCGCTGCTTCACGACGAACCGCTTCATCCGTTCAGTCGCGCCGTATCGCGGCGCGCGGCTGAAAGACCTGCTCGACGCGGCCGGGCTGCGCAACGACGCGCCGGGCGACTTCAAGCGCATGGTGTTCATCGCGCATGCGCACGACGGCTACGCGGTCACATTTTCGTGGCATGAACTGTTCAACACGCCCGTCGGCGAACACGTGATCGTCGCGTTCGAATGCGGCGATGCGCCGCTGTCGATCGACGACGGCGCGCCGCTGTTGTTTTCGGGCGCCGACCTCTTGCCCGCACCGCGCCACGTGAAGCGGCTGGCCGGCATCGTCGCGCGCGTGCTCGAGGTCTGA
- a CDS encoding winged helix-turn-helix domain-containing protein: protein MRIQQADTIALGPGKVALLEAVREHGSISAAARSLKMSYRRAWLLMDELNRSLKSPATVSEHGGQSGGGSVLTPVGEEIIRLYRGIEARAYAACADDIAALTKMVRR from the coding sequence ATGCGTATCCAGCAAGCCGACACGATCGCGCTCGGGCCGGGCAAGGTCGCGCTGCTCGAAGCCGTGCGCGAGCACGGTTCGATTTCGGCGGCGGCGCGCAGCCTGAAGATGTCGTACCGGCGTGCGTGGTTGCTGATGGACGAGCTGAACCGCTCGCTGAAATCGCCGGCGACGGTGTCCGAACATGGCGGGCAGAGCGGCGGCGGCAGCGTGCTTACGCCGGTCGGCGAGGAGATCATCCGCCTCTATCGCGGGATCGAGGCGCGCGCTTACGCGGCGTGTGCCGACGACATCGCCGCGCTCACGAAAATGGTCCGGCGTTAA
- a CDS encoding DUF2325 domain-containing protein: MHAPPFRLSRTADLSSPGGNLPAATGTRIDACCARSSAQPTEPKRRTRLSELDANLHCSIIGTCLTTHELRKLVPKFTDLDRRHATDLEIHHAAVELAIDGTAGAKALHKALDERYAGAIRAFDSAKDADELLARWNEALKSGDIPPAYWALMTHPRTTMGVRQAAFGDLHMLSHLVGAANRADIRRLVALEEENAALHATIERQQVRLHELSAQRDAARQELDTLAARRNAQPVAADSALRDEVHELREALAARDERLALHTSRREAAEQRIAAEQASARAMRARLDELTAMVKTLRAEASAIELAVQASADDPAECAADPPSLLHGTRLVYVGGRPGSNRAIKRIVETAGGEVTLHDGGIEDRKGLLAAALPGARMVVFPVDCIDHDSMNLLKRICERHHIAYYPLRTASVASFVELIGRLDAQARDVTAPDAATGDASRFCLRHG, encoded by the coding sequence ATGCACGCTCCGCCCTTTCGCCTGTCCCGCACGGCGGATCTCTCGTCGCCCGGCGGCAACCTGCCCGCGGCAACCGGCACGCGGATCGACGCATGCTGCGCGCGGTCGAGCGCGCAACCGACCGAGCCGAAGCGCCGCACGCGCCTGTCCGAACTCGATGCGAACCTGCACTGCTCGATCATCGGCACCTGCCTGACCACGCACGAACTGCGCAAGCTCGTGCCGAAATTCACCGACCTCGATCGCCGGCACGCGACCGATCTGGAGATCCATCACGCGGCCGTCGAACTCGCCATCGACGGCACGGCCGGTGCCAAGGCGTTGCACAAGGCGCTCGACGAGCGCTACGCCGGCGCGATCCGCGCGTTCGACAGCGCGAAGGATGCGGACGAACTCCTCGCGCGCTGGAACGAAGCGCTGAAGAGCGGCGACATTCCGCCCGCTTACTGGGCGCTGATGACACATCCGCGCACGACGATGGGCGTGCGCCAGGCCGCGTTCGGCGACCTGCACATGCTGTCGCACCTGGTCGGCGCGGCCAATCGCGCCGATATCCGGCGGCTGGTCGCGCTGGAGGAAGAGAATGCAGCGCTGCACGCGACGATCGAACGGCAGCAGGTGCGCCTGCACGAACTGAGCGCGCAGCGCGACGCGGCGCGCCAGGAACTCGATACCCTTGCCGCGCGCCGGAACGCGCAGCCGGTGGCGGCGGACAGCGCCTTGCGTGACGAAGTGCACGAACTGCGCGAAGCACTGGCCGCGCGCGACGAACGGCTCGCGCTGCACACGAGCCGCCGCGAGGCGGCCGAGCAGCGGATCGCCGCGGAACAGGCGAGCGCCCGCGCGATGCGCGCGCGGCTCGACGAACTGACGGCGATGGTCAAGACGCTGCGCGCCGAAGCGAGCGCGATCGAACTGGCGGTGCAGGCGTCGGCGGACGATCCGGCCGAATGCGCGGCCGATCCGCCGTCGCTCCTTCACGGTACGCGTCTGGTGTATGTCGGCGGGCGCCCGGGCTCCAATCGCGCGATCAAGCGGATCGTCGAAACGGCGGGCGGCGAGGTGACGCTGCACGACGGCGGCATCGAGGATCGCAAGGGCCTGCTGGCCGCTGCGCTACCGGGCGCGCGGATGGTCGTGTTCCCGGTCGACTGTATCGACCACGATTCGATGAACCTGCTCAAGCGCATCTGCGAACGCCACCACATCGCGTACTACCCGCTGCGGACGGCGAGCGTCGCGAGTTTCGTCGAACTGATCGGGCGGCTCGATGCGCAGGCGCGCGATGTGACGGCGCCGGATGCCGCCACGGGCGACGCGTCGCGCTTTTGCCTGCGGCACGGTTGA
- the motB gene encoding flagellar motor protein MotB: MADSRSNPPKQAPLVVVRRRKSEDHDAHHGGAWKIAYADFVTAMMAFFLLMWLLGSVSKYDKQGIEDYFNTPLSTLLSGGKDGQAPRPSVVQGGGRDMTNPAPAIDTQAQPVPASSPAALAGIVDTQKLERLKAKLSAAIAHSPSLRAYQDQIRIAITNEGLRIEIVDSLKRPMFASGSAQPESYATAILSQIGTTLDDVENRVSIAGHTDSTPYSGGSTGYSNWELSSDRANAARRALVAGGLREEKLLQVRGLADVLPLDKNVADEPTNRRISILVMNNAAEQAFFHDGGRATVDETAGARAAALPAAVTRGH, translated from the coding sequence ATGGCCGACAGTCGCTCCAATCCGCCGAAACAGGCTCCGCTCGTCGTCGTGCGCCGCAGGAAAAGCGAGGACCACGACGCCCACCACGGCGGCGCCTGGAAAATCGCGTACGCCGATTTCGTCACGGCGATGATGGCGTTCTTCCTGCTGATGTGGCTGCTCGGCTCGGTGTCCAAGTACGACAAGCAGGGGATCGAGGACTACTTCAACACGCCGCTGTCGACCCTCCTCTCCGGCGGGAAAGACGGGCAGGCGCCGCGCCCGAGCGTCGTGCAGGGTGGCGGCCGCGACATGACGAACCCGGCGCCGGCGATCGACACCCAGGCGCAACCGGTGCCGGCCAGCTCGCCCGCGGCACTCGCCGGCATCGTCGATACGCAAAAGCTCGAACGCCTGAAGGCGAAGCTGAGCGCGGCGATCGCACATAGCCCGTCGTTGCGCGCGTACCAGGACCAGATCCGGATCGCGATCACCAACGAGGGCCTGCGCATCGAGATCGTCGATTCGCTGAAGCGACCGATGTTCGCGTCGGGTAGTGCGCAGCCTGAAAGCTACGCCACCGCGATCCTCTCCCAGATCGGGACGACACTCGACGATGTCGAAAACCGCGTGTCGATCGCGGGGCATACCGACTCGACGCCGTATTCCGGCGGCTCGACCGGCTATTCGAACTGGGAGCTGTCCAGCGATCGAGCGAACGCCGCGCGGCGCGCGCTGGTCGCGGGCGGGTTGCGGGAGGAGAAGCTGCTCCAGGTGCGCGGGCTTGCGGATGTCCTGCCGCTCGACAAGAACGTGGCGGACGAGCCGACCAATCGCCGCATCAGCATCCTCGTGATGAACAATGCCGCCGAGCAGGCTTTCTTTCACGACGGTGGCCGGGCGACCGTGGACGAGACGGCGGGCGCGCGGGCCGCGGCGCTGCCGGCGGCGGTTACGCGAGGGCACTAG
- the motA gene encoding flagellar motor stator protein MotA, giving the protein MFVAIGWIVVIGSVIGSFVGVGGHVPALLQPFELLCIFGAALGAFVVSNPVTTLKKTLKSLPTCFKGGGYTKQQYVELIALLYELLQKARKDGMMALEADVDAPEQSPLFQKYSHVLEDHHLLDFIVDYLRMMSSGNVNVLEMQDLMDEELHTHHAEASVAANAIQKMADGLPAFGIVAAVMGVVHTMGSVGAPPAVLGKMIAGALVGTFLGILLAYGFVGPLADLLNAKGRAAAKPFHCVKAVLLASMSGYAPAVAVEFGRKVLFTADRPSFKELDEAVRATKSPKAA; this is encoded by the coding sequence ATGTTTGTAGCCATCGGGTGGATCGTCGTCATCGGGTCGGTGATCGGCAGTTTCGTCGGCGTGGGCGGCCATGTGCCGGCCCTGCTTCAACCATTCGAGCTCCTATGCATTTTCGGCGCGGCGCTCGGTGCGTTCGTCGTCAGCAATCCGGTCACGACGCTGAAGAAGACGCTCAAGAGCCTGCCCACCTGTTTCAAGGGCGGCGGCTACACGAAGCAGCAATACGTCGAACTGATCGCGCTGCTGTACGAACTGCTGCAGAAGGCGCGCAAGGACGGCATGATGGCGCTCGAGGCCGACGTCGATGCGCCCGAGCAAAGCCCGCTGTTCCAGAAGTATTCGCACGTGCTCGAAGACCATCACCTGCTCGATTTCATCGTCGACTATCTGCGGATGATGTCGAGCGGCAACGTGAACGTGCTGGAGATGCAGGACCTGATGGACGAGGAACTGCATACGCACCACGCTGAGGCATCGGTCGCGGCCAATGCGATCCAGAAGATGGCGGACGGCCTCCCGGCGTTCGGCATCGTCGCCGCGGTGATGGGGGTCGTGCATACGATGGGCTCGGTCGGCGCGCCGCCCGCCGTGCTCGGCAAGATGATCGCCGGCGCGCTCGTCGGCACCTTCCTCGGCATCCTGCTCGCGTATGGCTTCGTCGGCCCGCTCGCGGATCTGCTCAACGCGAAGGGCCGCGCGGCGGCCAAGCCGTTCCACTGCGTGAAGGCCGTGCTGCTCGCGTCGATGAGCGGCTACGCACCGGCGGTGGCGGTGGAATTCGGCCGCAAGGTGCTGTTCACCGCCGATCGCCCGAGCTTCAAGGAGCTCGACGAGGCCGTGCGCGCGACGAAGTCGCCCAAGGCCGCGTAA